The Neovison vison isolate M4711 chromosome 5, ASM_NN_V1, whole genome shotgun sequence genome includes a region encoding these proteins:
- the LOC122906973 gene encoding LOW QUALITY PROTEIN: proliferation-associated protein 2G4-like (The sequence of the model RefSeq protein was modified relative to this genomic sequence to represent the inferred CDS: inserted 1 base in 1 codon; substituted 1 base at 1 genomic stop codon): MSGEAQQQEQTIAEDLVGTQXKMGGDIANRVLRSLVEASCSGVSVPSLCEEGDAMIMEETGNIFKKEKEMKKAIAFPTSISVNNCVCHFSPLKSDQDYILKEGDLVKIDHGVHVDGFIANVAHTFVVDVAQGTQVTGXKTDVIKAAHLCAEAALCLVKPGNQNTQETETWNKVVHSFNCTPIEGMLSHQLKQHVIDGEKTIIQNPTDQQKDHEKAEFEVHEVYAVDVLVSSGEGKAKDVGQRTTIYKRDPSKQYGLKMKTSGAFFSEVERCFDAMPFTLRAFEDEKKARMGVVECAKHELLQPFNVLYEEGEFVAQFKFTVLLMPSGPMRITSGPFEPDLYKSEMEVQDAELKALLQSSASRKTQKKKKKKASKTAENATSGETLEENEAGE, encoded by the exons atGTCGGGCGAGGCCCAGCAGCAGGAGCAAACTATTGCTGAGGACCTGGTCGGGACCCAGTAGAAGATGGGGGGCGACATCGCCAACCGGGTACTTCGGTCTTTGGTGGAAGCATCCTGCTCAGGTGTGTCGGTGCCGAGCCTGTGTGAGGAAGGTGACGCCATGATTATGGAAGAGACAGGGaacattttcaagaaagaaaaagaaatgaaaaaagctatTGCCTTTCCCACCAGCATTTCAGTAAATAACTGTGTATGTCACTTCTCCCCTTTGAAGAGCGACCAGGACTATATTCTCAAGGAAGGTGACTTGGTAAAAATTGACCATGGGGTCCATGTGGATGGCTTCATCGCTAATGTGGCTCACACTTTTGTGGTTGACGTAGCTCAGGGGACCCAAGTAACAG GGAAAACAGATGTCATTAAGGCAGCTCACCTTTGTGCTGAAGCTGCCCTGTGCCTGGTCAAACCTGGAAACCAGAACACACAAGAGACAGAAACCTGGAACAAGGTTGTCCACTCGTTTAATTGCACACCAATAGAAGGTATGTTGTCTCATCAGTTGAAGCAGCATGTCATCGATGGAGAGAAAACAATTATCCAGAATCCCACAGACCAGCAGAAGGACCATGAAAAAGCTGAATTTGAGGTACATGAAGTATATGCCGTGGATGTTCTTGTCAGCTCAGGAGAGGGCAAGGCCAAGGATGTGGGACAGAGAACCACCATTTACAAACGAGACCCTTCTAAACAGTATGGCctgaaaatgaaaacttcagGTGCCTTCTTCAGTGAGGTTGAAAGGTGTTTTGATGCCATGCCATTTACTTTAAGAGCATTTGAAGATGAGAAGAAGGCCCGCATGGGTGTGGTGGAGTGCGCCAAACATGAACTGCTGCAGCCATTTAATGTTCTCTATGAGGAGGGTGAATTTGTTGCCCAGTTTAAATTTACAGTCCTGCTCATGCCCAGTGGCCCCATGCGGATAACCAGTGGTCCCTTTGAACCTGACCTCTACAAGTCTGAGATGGAGGTCCAAGATGCAGAGCTAAAGGCCCTCCTCCAGAGTTCTGCAAGTCGGAaaacccagaaaaagaaaaaaaagaaggcctcCAAGACTGCAGAGAATGCCACCAGTGGGGAAACATTAGAAGAGAATGAAGCTGGGGAGTGA